In Archocentrus centrarchus isolate MPI-CPG fArcCen1 chromosome 24, fArcCen1, whole genome shotgun sequence, one DNA window encodes the following:
- the LOC115774044 gene encoding dihydropyrimidinase-related protein 5-like isoform X2 — MAANMGSMRILIKGGKVVNDDFTQEADVYIENGIIQQVGKELMIPGGAKVIDASGKLVLPGGIDTCVHLQQTFMNAAIQDDFYSGTKAALMGGTTMVMALVLPEQHCSLLDAYEQCRALADAKACCDYALHVGVTWWGPKVRDEMETLVREHGVNSFQMFMAYKDMMMLRDSELYQTLQTCKDIGAIARVHAENGELVAEGAKEALDLGISGPEGIEISRPEELESEATHRAVTIANRARCPIYLVNVSSMSAGDMISAAKMQGKVVHGETTVAHAVLNGMQYYHQDWAHSAAHVIVPPLRLDPNTPSYLMGLLGNDTLSVVASEHRPFSTKQRALGKEDFTKIPHGVPGVQDRMSVIWERGVVTGKMDENRFVAVTSSNAAKIYNLYPRKGRIIPGADADVVVWDPDATRTISVSSQVQGGDFNLYEGLRCHGVPLVTISRGRLVCENGVFMCAEGSGKFYPQRTFPDYLYKKMVQREKTQAYKGVDRDPYSGDVAKVANTVKKELGLGPIDGETSGKPCGRVHVGVRDLHESSFSLSGSQVDDHIPKRSSARILAPPGGRSSGIW, encoded by the exons ATGGCTGCTAACATGGGGTCCATGCGTATCCTCATCAAGGGGGGAAAGGTGGTCAATGATGACTTCACCCAGGAAGCAGATGTCTACATCGAGAACGGCATCATACAGCAG GTTGGAAAGGAGCTGATGATTCCAGGCGGGGCTAAGGTGATAGATGCCTCTGGAAAGCTGGTGTTACCAGGCGGAATAGACACGTGCGTGCATCTGCAGCAGACCTTCATGAACGCTGCCATCCAGGATGACTTTTACAGTGGGACCAAg GCAGCTCTGATGGGTGGTACCACCATGGTGATGGCTCTGGTTCTGCCTGAACAACACTGCTCTCTGCTGGACGCCTACGAGCAGTGCAGGGCTCTTGCTGATGCCAAGGCATGCTGCGACTACGCTCTGCATGTCGGGGTGACCTGGTGGGGACCAAAG GTGCGTGATGAGATGGAGACCCTGGTGAGGGAACATGGAGTGAACTCCTTCCAGATGTTCATGGCCTACAAGGACATGATGATGCTGCGGGATTCAGAGCTCTACCAGACTCTGCAGACCTGTAAGGACATCGGAGCCATCGCTCGCGTCCACGCCGAGAACGGAGAGCTGGTGGCTGAG GGTGCCAAAGAGGCTCTGGATTTGGGCATCAGTGGGCCGGAAGGAATAGAGATCAGTCGACCAGAAGAG CTGGAGTCTGAGGCGACTCACAGAGCTGTCACCATCGCCAACAGG GCTCGCTGCCCAATCTACTTGGTGAATGTGTCCAGTATGTCTGCTGGAGACATGATTTCTGCTGCTAAGATGCAGG GTAAGGTGGTCCATGGAGAGACTACAGTTGCTCACGCAGTGCTGAATGGGATGCAGTATTACCACCAGGACTGGGCTCATTCCGCCGCCCACGTCATCGTCCCTCCTCTCCGCCTTGACCCAAACACACCCAGCTACCTCATGGGCCTGCTGGGCAA TGACACTCTGAGCGTGGTGGCATCAGAGCACCGTCCATTCAGTACCAAGCAGAGAGCTTTGGGCAAAGAGGATTTCACCAAGATCCCTCATGGAGTACCCGGAGTCCAGGACAGGATGAGCGTCATCTGGGAGAGAGGAGTG GTTACAGGAAAAATGGATGAGAACCGTTTTGTGGCGGTGACGAGCTCCAACGCTGCAAAGATCTACAACCTGTACCCACGCAAAGGCCGCATCATCCCTGGGGCTGACGCTGATGTGGTGGTCTGGGATCCAGATGCAACAAG gaCAATCTCTGTGAGCAGTCAGGTGCAGGGCGGAGACTTCAACCTGTACGAGGGGCTGCGCTGCCACGGCGTTCCTCTGGTCACCATCAGCCGGGGCCGTTTGGTGTGCGAGAACGGCGTGTTCATGTGTGCCGAGGGGTCCGGAAAGTTCTACCCACAGCGCACTTTCCCCGACTACCTCTACAAGAAGATGGTCCAGAGGGAAAAG ACTCAGGCTTACAAAGGAGTGGACAGGGATCCTTACTCGGGTGACGTGGCCAAGGTTGCAAACACCGTGAAGAAGGAGCTCGGTTTGGGCCCCATAGATGGAGAGACATCTGGCAAACCCTGTGGTCGAGTGCACGTGGGAGTCCGAGACCTCCACGAGTCCTCCTTCAGCCTCTCAG GATCTCAGGTTGATGACCACATCCCGAAGAGGTCCTCGGCTCGGATCCTGGCCCCTCCCGGTGGCCGCTCCAGTGGTATCTGGTAG
- the LOC115774044 gene encoding dihydropyrimidinase-related protein 5-like isoform X1, with protein sequence MVKHTFLHTGNMAANMGSMRILIKGGKVVNDDFTQEADVYIENGIIQQVGKELMIPGGAKVIDASGKLVLPGGIDTCVHLQQTFMNAAIQDDFYSGTKAALMGGTTMVMALVLPEQHCSLLDAYEQCRALADAKACCDYALHVGVTWWGPKVRDEMETLVREHGVNSFQMFMAYKDMMMLRDSELYQTLQTCKDIGAIARVHAENGELVAEGAKEALDLGISGPEGIEISRPEELESEATHRAVTIANRARCPIYLVNVSSMSAGDMISAAKMQGKVVHGETTVAHAVLNGMQYYHQDWAHSAAHVIVPPLRLDPNTPSYLMGLLGNDTLSVVASEHRPFSTKQRALGKEDFTKIPHGVPGVQDRMSVIWERGVVTGKMDENRFVAVTSSNAAKIYNLYPRKGRIIPGADADVVVWDPDATRTISVSSQVQGGDFNLYEGLRCHGVPLVTISRGRLVCENGVFMCAEGSGKFYPQRTFPDYLYKKMVQREKTQAYKGVDRDPYSGDVAKVANTVKKELGLGPIDGETSGKPCGRVHVGVRDLHESSFSLSGSQVDDHIPKRSSARILAPPGGRSSGIW encoded by the exons ATGGTAAAACACACCTTTTTGCAtactgg GAATATGGCTGCTAACATGGGGTCCATGCGTATCCTCATCAAGGGGGGAAAGGTGGTCAATGATGACTTCACCCAGGAAGCAGATGTCTACATCGAGAACGGCATCATACAGCAG GTTGGAAAGGAGCTGATGATTCCAGGCGGGGCTAAGGTGATAGATGCCTCTGGAAAGCTGGTGTTACCAGGCGGAATAGACACGTGCGTGCATCTGCAGCAGACCTTCATGAACGCTGCCATCCAGGATGACTTTTACAGTGGGACCAAg GCAGCTCTGATGGGTGGTACCACCATGGTGATGGCTCTGGTTCTGCCTGAACAACACTGCTCTCTGCTGGACGCCTACGAGCAGTGCAGGGCTCTTGCTGATGCCAAGGCATGCTGCGACTACGCTCTGCATGTCGGGGTGACCTGGTGGGGACCAAAG GTGCGTGATGAGATGGAGACCCTGGTGAGGGAACATGGAGTGAACTCCTTCCAGATGTTCATGGCCTACAAGGACATGATGATGCTGCGGGATTCAGAGCTCTACCAGACTCTGCAGACCTGTAAGGACATCGGAGCCATCGCTCGCGTCCACGCCGAGAACGGAGAGCTGGTGGCTGAG GGTGCCAAAGAGGCTCTGGATTTGGGCATCAGTGGGCCGGAAGGAATAGAGATCAGTCGACCAGAAGAG CTGGAGTCTGAGGCGACTCACAGAGCTGTCACCATCGCCAACAGG GCTCGCTGCCCAATCTACTTGGTGAATGTGTCCAGTATGTCTGCTGGAGACATGATTTCTGCTGCTAAGATGCAGG GTAAGGTGGTCCATGGAGAGACTACAGTTGCTCACGCAGTGCTGAATGGGATGCAGTATTACCACCAGGACTGGGCTCATTCCGCCGCCCACGTCATCGTCCCTCCTCTCCGCCTTGACCCAAACACACCCAGCTACCTCATGGGCCTGCTGGGCAA TGACACTCTGAGCGTGGTGGCATCAGAGCACCGTCCATTCAGTACCAAGCAGAGAGCTTTGGGCAAAGAGGATTTCACCAAGATCCCTCATGGAGTACCCGGAGTCCAGGACAGGATGAGCGTCATCTGGGAGAGAGGAGTG GTTACAGGAAAAATGGATGAGAACCGTTTTGTGGCGGTGACGAGCTCCAACGCTGCAAAGATCTACAACCTGTACCCACGCAAAGGCCGCATCATCCCTGGGGCTGACGCTGATGTGGTGGTCTGGGATCCAGATGCAACAAG gaCAATCTCTGTGAGCAGTCAGGTGCAGGGCGGAGACTTCAACCTGTACGAGGGGCTGCGCTGCCACGGCGTTCCTCTGGTCACCATCAGCCGGGGCCGTTTGGTGTGCGAGAACGGCGTGTTCATGTGTGCCGAGGGGTCCGGAAAGTTCTACCCACAGCGCACTTTCCCCGACTACCTCTACAAGAAGATGGTCCAGAGGGAAAAG ACTCAGGCTTACAAAGGAGTGGACAGGGATCCTTACTCGGGTGACGTGGCCAAGGTTGCAAACACCGTGAAGAAGGAGCTCGGTTTGGGCCCCATAGATGGAGAGACATCTGGCAAACCCTGTGGTCGAGTGCACGTGGGAGTCCGAGACCTCCACGAGTCCTCCTTCAGCCTCTCAG GATCTCAGGTTGATGACCACATCCCGAAGAGGTCCTCGGCTCGGATCCTGGCCCCTCCCGGTGGCCGCTCCAGTGGTATCTGGTAG